The proteins below are encoded in one region of Penicillium psychrofluorescens genome assembly, chromosome: 4:
- a CDS encoding uncharacterized protein (ID:PFLUO_006278-T1.cds;~source:funannotate), translating into MPPRIQSRRVSNTLLPYLSSSSSSPASHSSLLPSRQFSSTPAQQTKLRREMFAWLNTTGATLKHHVPGETNYVTGVVRNVMSDGGSKLPFPNNPTFFSETVLSEELRNEIYARVTQQKKSIRAVSVDMGIDMNRVAAVVRLVELEKRQRAQGKPLALPYARAIHEMVPVTPLSQDGERQTYHEPINDLPAHPSTGAQIFYPVPESRKFTRVDAGRVFSGAPAMDHETAAKISHPSDLAEGIMEKPNSIEWVGKGDNARQVLQPADVRIPHPQLVNFEIDRINEPLARRERAERQAQRIKKQDELEQKRRERAQARREDRTTKVEPADSRFEYHFHDTVVSKETTGPHGKGHLAPGRRYGVPSEDRKRGIIKIPTRVGA; encoded by the exons ATGCCACCCCGGATACAAAGCCGGCGTGTGTCCaacaccctcctcccctatctttcctcgtcctcctcatctccagcctcccactcctcccttctcccctcccGCCAATTCTCAAGCACACCAGCACAGCAGACGAAGCTGCGCCGAGAAATGTTCGCATGGCTCAACACCACGGGAGCCACACTGAAACATCACGTCCCCGGCGAGACCAACTACGTGACCGGCGTGGTCCGAAACGTCATGAGCGATGGCGGCTCGAAGCTCCCATTCCCCAACAATCCTACTTTTTTCAGCGAAACCGTCTTGagcgaggagctgcgcaatGAGATCTACGCGCGTGTCacgcagcagaagaagagtaTTCGCGCTGTCAGTGTCGATATGGGGATTGATATGAATCGTGTGGCGGCTGTGGTGAGATTAGtcgagttggagaagaggcaAAGAGCTCAG GGAAAACCACTGGCCCTGCCCTATGCACGAGCAATCCACGAAATGGTCCCTGTCACACCGCTCTCTCAAGATGGCGAGCGACAAACTTACCACGAACCCATTAACGACCTCCCCGCCCACCCATCGACCGGCGCCCAGATCTTCTACCCGGTGCCTGAGTCGCGAAAATTCACCCGCGTAGACGCCGGCCGAGTCTTCTCCGGCGCTCCGGCAATGGACCACGAAACAGCTGCGAAGATCTCCCACCCCTCCGACCTAGCCGAGGGCATAATGGAGAAACCCAACTCAATTGAATGGGTCGGCAAGGGGGACAACGCCCGCCAGGTGCTGCAGCCCGCAGATGTGCGCATCCCGCACCCACAATTAGTCAACTTCGAGATCGATCGCATCAACGAACCTCTCGCCCGCCGGGAACGCGCAGAACGCCAAGCCCAACGGATCAAGAAGCAGGATGAATTGGAGCAGAAGCGTCGCGAGCGCGCCCAGGCGCGCCGCGAGGACCGCACCACCAAGGTCGAGCCCGCGGACTCGCGCTTTGAGTATCACTTCCATGATACTGTCGTTAGCAAGGAGACTACCGGTCCTCACGGCAAGGGTCACCTCGCTCCTGGTCGGAGGTATGGAGTGCCTTCTGAGGATCGTAAGCGCGGTATCATTAAGATTCCGACGCGTGTGGGGGCCTGA